The Pseudomonas berkeleyensis genome includes a region encoding these proteins:
- a CDS encoding DUF2066 domain-containing protein, whose product MRLSVRLMFFCLSLLSLPALAAPVAGLYQVREAVADQQPESRDAAMQKALQTLVQRLTGDAKALQSAGLEGLRKDPQQIVSQYGFEGDALVVEFDPASTDRQLRQAGLALWGANRPAILTWWLNESPEGSQLIGESQSAAAGLRDAAQHRGLPLRLPLADLSEQLVATGDALMANDPQALREASERYGADALLAVQATESGGSWQATWRLWLGDEREQGKAEAADQAALADAVMLAVAERLAPRFLVKPGAAQSLTLVIEGADLGRFAALERLLEPFAARLQEIDGQRLVYQVSASPEQLRAQLALGQLQEVTEPLDASEPVDNPESAGEQAPQVKPRSDEMRFRW is encoded by the coding sequence ATGCGCCTGTCTGTCCGCCTGATGTTTTTCTGTCTGTCGCTGCTGAGCCTGCCGGCCCTGGCTGCGCCGGTCGCTGGTTTGTATCAGGTACGCGAGGCCGTTGCAGATCAGCAGCCGGAAAGCCGTGATGCCGCCATGCAGAAAGCCTTGCAGACGCTGGTGCAGCGTCTCACCGGGGATGCCAAGGCGTTGCAGAGTGCCGGGCTGGAGGGGCTGCGCAAGGATCCGCAGCAGATCGTCAGTCAGTATGGTTTCGAAGGCGATGCGCTGGTCGTCGAGTTCGACCCGGCCAGTACCGATCGTCAGTTGCGCCAGGCCGGTCTGGCCCTCTGGGGCGCCAATCGTCCGGCCATCCTTACCTGGTGGCTCAATGAATCTCCAGAAGGCAGCCAACTGATCGGCGAAAGCCAGAGCGCAGCGGCAGGGCTGCGTGACGCCGCTCAGCATCGCGGTTTGCCCTTGCGCCTGCCGCTGGCCGATTTGAGCGAGCAACTGGTCGCCACGGGCGATGCATTGATGGCCAATGACCCGCAAGCGCTGCGCGAAGCTTCCGAACGCTACGGCGCCGATGCCTTGTTGGCAGTGCAGGCGACCGAGAGTGGCGGCAGCTGGCAGGCGACCTGGCGTTTGTGGCTGGGTGACGAACGTGAGCAAGGCAAGGCTGAAGCGGCTGATCAGGCAGCGCTGGCCGATGCGGTGATGCTGGCGGTGGCTGAGCGTCTGGCCCCGCGCTTTCTGGTCAAGCCCGGCGCAGCGCAGAGCCTGACGTTGGTGATCGAGGGCGCTGATCTGGGCCGTTTCGCCGCTCTGGAGCGCCTGCTCGAGCCGTTCGCCGCACGTTTGCAGGAGATCGATGGCCAGCGTCTTGTTTATCAGGTCAGTGCCAGCCCGGAGCAACTGCGCGCGCAATTGGCGCTGGGGCAGTTGCAGGAAGTCACCGAACCGTTGGATGCCAGCGAGCCGGTAGACAATCCAGAGAGCGCCGGTGAGCAGGCACCACAGGTGAAACCGCGCAGCGATGAGATGCGCTTCCGCTGGTAG
- the purM gene encoding phosphoribosylformylglycinamidine cyclo-ligase codes for MSKQPSISYKDAGVDIDAGEALVERIKGVAKRTARPEVMGGLGGFGALCEIPAGYKQPVLVSGTDGVGTKLRLALNLNKHDSIGQDLVAMCVNDLVVCGAEPLFFLDYYATGKLNVDVAATVVTGIGAGCELAGCSLVGGETAEMPGMYEGEDYDLAGFCVGVVEKAEIIDGSKVVTGDALIALPSSGPHSNGYSLIRKIIEVSGADIEQVQLGDKALADLLMAPTRIYVKPLLKLIKDTGAVKAMAHITGGGLLDNIPRVLPKGAQAVIDVASWTRPAVFDWLQQQGNVDEHEMHRVLNCGVGMVICVAQDQVETALASLRASGEAPWVIGQITEAVEGAAQVQLNNLKAH; via the coding sequence ATGAGCAAGCAACCCTCCATCAGCTACAAGGACGCAGGCGTCGACATCGATGCCGGTGAGGCCCTGGTCGAACGCATCAAAGGCGTCGCCAAGCGCACTGCCCGTCCGGAAGTCATGGGTGGCCTGGGTGGCTTCGGCGCCCTGTGCGAAATTCCGGCCGGCTACAAACAGCCGGTTCTGGTGTCCGGCACCGACGGCGTCGGCACCAAGCTGCGCCTGGCGCTGAACCTGAACAAGCACGACAGCATCGGCCAGGATCTGGTCGCAATGTGCGTCAACGACCTGGTGGTCTGCGGCGCCGAGCCGCTGTTCTTCCTCGATTACTACGCCACCGGCAAGCTCAACGTCGACGTGGCCGCCACCGTGGTCACCGGCATTGGCGCCGGCTGCGAACTGGCCGGCTGCTCCCTGGTCGGCGGTGAAACGGCCGAGATGCCGGGCATGTACGAAGGCGAAGACTACGACCTGGCCGGCTTCTGCGTCGGTGTGGTGGAAAAGGCCGAGATCATCGACGGCTCCAAGGTCGTCACCGGCGACGCGCTGATCGCCCTGCCCTCCTCCGGCCCGCACTCCAACGGCTATTCGCTGATCCGCAAGATCATCGAAGTCTCCGGCGCCGACATCGAGCAGGTACAACTCGGCGACAAAGCCCTGGCTGACCTGCTGATGGCGCCAACCCGCATCTACGTCAAGCCGCTGCTCAAACTGATCAAGGACACCGGCGCGGTCAAAGCCATGGCCCACATCACTGGCGGCGGCCTGCTGGACAACATCCCACGCGTCCTGCCCAAAGGCGCCCAGGCCGTCATCGACGTGGCCAGCTGGACGCGCCCGGCCGTGTTCGACTGGCTGCAGCAACAAGGCAACGTCGACGAGCACGAGATGCACCGCGTGCTGAACTGCGGCGTCGGCATGGTCATCTGCGTGGCTCAGGATCAGGTCGAAACCGCCCTTGCCAGCCTGCGTGCCAGTGGCGAAGCCCCGTGGGTCATCGGCCAGATCACCGAAGCGGTAGAAGGCGCGGCCCAGGTTCAGTTGAACAACCTGAAAGCCCACTGA
- the purN gene encoding phosphoribosylglycinamide formyltransferase, with translation MPCNVVVLISGSGSNLQALIDSIGHDGNPARIAAVVCNRADAFGLERAKQAGIATELLDHKQFDGREAFDAALIQAIDAHQPDLVVLAGFMRILTPGFVQHYNGRLLNIHPSLLPKHKGLHTHQRALEAGDAEHGCSVHFVTEELDGGPLVVQAVLPVKADDTAESLARRVHQQEHRIYPLAVRWFAEGRLRLGAQGAMLDGMPLPASGHPIRT, from the coding sequence ATGCCCTGTAATGTCGTCGTCCTGATCTCCGGATCAGGCAGTAATCTGCAGGCGCTGATCGACAGCATCGGCCACGACGGCAACCCGGCCCGCATCGCTGCGGTGGTCTGCAACCGCGCCGATGCCTTTGGCCTGGAGCGTGCGAAACAGGCTGGGATCGCCACCGAACTGCTTGATCACAAGCAGTTCGACGGCAGAGAGGCATTCGACGCCGCCCTGATCCAGGCAATCGACGCCCACCAGCCTGATCTGGTGGTGCTCGCCGGCTTCATGCGCATCCTCACGCCGGGCTTCGTCCAGCATTACAACGGCCGCCTGCTGAATATCCATCCTTCGCTGCTACCCAAGCACAAAGGCTTGCACACTCATCAGCGGGCTCTCGAGGCCGGCGACGCCGAGCACGGCTGTAGCGTGCACTTCGTTACCGAGGAACTCGATGGTGGCCCTCTGGTCGTACAAGCTGTACTGCCGGTTAAGGCAGACGACACGGCCGAAAGCCTGGCCCGCCGCGTACACCAGCAGGAACACCGCATCTATCCGCTGGCCGTACGCTGGTTTGCCGAAGGCCGCTTGCGTCTTGGCGCTCAAGGCGCAATGCTGGATGGCATGCCGCTGCCTGCCAGCGGCCACCCGATTCGAACCTAG
- a CDS encoding DUF3108 domain-containing protein — protein MRRALLLALTLFSLPALADELQPFSASYTADWKQLPVSGSAERSLKREDDGRWTLNFEASMLVAGLTEESTFRVDNGALLPLTYRLNRSGLGKGKKVEQDFDWEQKQVIGTDRGDAVRLPLNRGLLDKSTYQIALQQDVAAGKKSVSYQVVDGDEIETYDFRVLGEEVVRTKAGLIDAIKVERVRDPTQSTRKTVLWFAKDWGHLLVRLHQVETDGKEYQIMLKEGTVDGKAVEGRRD, from the coding sequence ATGCGTCGTGCCCTGCTGCTCGCCCTGACTCTGTTCAGCCTGCCCGCCCTTGCCGATGAACTGCAGCCCTTCTCTGCCAGCTACACCGCTGACTGGAAGCAGTTGCCGGTCAGCGGTAGCGCCGAGCGCAGCCTCAAGCGCGAGGACGACGGTCGCTGGACGCTCAACTTCGAAGCCTCGATGCTGGTCGCCGGCCTCACCGAAGAAAGCACCTTCCGCGTCGACAACGGTGCCCTGCTGCCGCTGACCTACCGCCTCAACCGCAGTGGTCTGGGCAAAGGCAAGAAGGTCGAGCAGGACTTCGACTGGGAACAGAAGCAGGTGATCGGTACGGATCGTGGTGACGCCGTGCGCCTCCCGCTCAACCGCGGCCTGCTGGACAAGTCGACCTACCAGATCGCCCTGCAGCAGGACGTCGCTGCCGGCAAGAAGAGCGTCAGCTACCAGGTGGTCGACGGTGACGAGATCGAAACCTATGACTTCCGCGTACTGGGCGAGGAAGTGGTACGCACCAAGGCTGGCCTGATCGACGCAATCAAGGTCGAGCGCGTACGCGACCCCACACAAAGCACCCGCAAGACCGTGCTGTGGTTCGCCAAGGATTGGGGCCACCTGCTGGTTCGCCTGCATCAGGTGGAAACCGACGGCAAGGAATACCAGATCATGCTCAAGGAGGGCACGGTCGACGGCAAGGCGGTGGAAGGTCGTCGCGACTGA
- a CDS encoding ammonium transporter — protein MENINSAVATLIHGSNTLFILLGAIMVLAMHAGFAFLEVGTVRQKNQVNALSKILSDFAISALAYFFIGYWIAYGINFLEPAAVLTENHGYGLVKFFFLLTFAAAIPAIISGGIAERAKFGPQLCATALIVAFVYPFFEGMIWNGNYGLQAWLEARFGAGFHDFAGSVVVHAMGGWLAFGAVLLLGRRNGRYRDGKLVAMAPSNIPFLALGSWILIIGWFGFNVMSAQTLEGVSGLVAVNSLMAMVGGTVAALLVGRNDPGFLHNGPLAGLVAICAGSDLMHPIGALVTGVVAGALFVWAFTATQVKWKIDDVLGVWPLHGLCGIWGGIACGIFGMQALGGLGGVSLASQLIGTVLGVVVALLGGFLVYGLLKASLGIRLSQEEEYNGADLSIHKIGAVSQD, from the coding sequence ATGGAAAACATCAACAGTGCCGTGGCCACTCTGATCCACGGCTCCAATACCCTGTTCATCCTGCTGGGTGCGATCATGGTGCTGGCCATGCACGCGGGCTTCGCCTTTCTCGAGGTTGGCACGGTGCGGCAGAAGAACCAGGTCAACGCCTTGTCGAAGATTCTTTCCGACTTTGCCATCTCGGCCCTGGCCTATTTCTTCATCGGCTACTGGATCGCCTACGGCATCAACTTCCTTGAACCGGCTGCAGTGCTTACCGAGAACCACGGTTATGGGCTGGTGAAGTTCTTCTTCCTGCTGACCTTTGCCGCAGCGATTCCGGCGATCATCTCTGGTGGCATCGCCGAGCGCGCCAAGTTCGGCCCGCAGTTGTGCGCCACGGCGTTGATCGTGGCGTTCGTCTATCCCTTCTTCGAAGGCATGATCTGGAACGGCAACTACGGCTTGCAGGCCTGGCTCGAGGCGCGTTTCGGCGCCGGCTTCCATGATTTCGCCGGTTCCGTGGTGGTACATGCCATGGGCGGCTGGCTGGCGTTCGGTGCCGTGTTGCTGCTCGGTCGTCGCAATGGTCGTTATCGTGACGGCAAACTGGTTGCCATGGCGCCGTCGAACATTCCGTTTCTAGCGCTGGGCTCGTGGATCCTGATCATCGGTTGGTTCGGCTTCAATGTGATGAGCGCGCAGACGCTCGAAGGTGTCAGCGGCCTGGTAGCGGTCAATTCGTTGATGGCCATGGTCGGCGGTACCGTCGCAGCGTTGCTGGTGGGGCGTAATGACCCGGGCTTTCTGCACAACGGCCCGCTGGCCGGCCTGGTGGCGATCTGCGCTGGCTCCGATCTGATGCATCCGATTGGCGCGCTGGTGACCGGCGTCGTGGCCGGTGCGCTGTTCGTCTGGGCATTCACCGCCACGCAGGTGAAGTGGAAGATCGACGATGTGCTGGGTGTCTGGCCATTGCACGGCTTGTGCGGCATTTGGGGTGGCATCGCCTGCGGTATCTTCGGGATGCAGGCTCTTGGTGGTCTGGGCGGCGTGAGCCTGGCCAGCCAGCTGATCGGTACCGTGCTGGGTGTGGTGGTGGCGTTGCTGGGTGGTTTCCTGGTGTATGGCCTGCTCAAGGCCTCGTTGGGCATTCGTCTGAGCCAGGAGGAGGAGTACAACGGCGCTGACCTGTCGATTCACAAGATCGGTGCGGTCAGCCAGGACTGA
- a CDS encoding DUF883 family protein, with the protein MPRKAATPSTKDALLDEFQALVSDTEKLLQHSASLAGEQAEALRDDIRSSLGRARETLHNAEAGLREQGKMAVDATEDYVHKHPWQALGLSAAVGLVLGLLISRR; encoded by the coding sequence ATGCCACGTAAAGCCGCTACTCCAAGCACCAAGGACGCCCTGCTGGACGAGTTCCAGGCTCTGGTCAGCGACACCGAGAAGCTCCTCCAGCACTCTGCCAGCCTCGCCGGCGAACAGGCCGAAGCACTGCGCGACGATATCCGCAGCAGCCTGGGCCGCGCCCGTGAAACCCTGCACAACGCCGAAGCCGGCCTACGCGAACAGGGCAAGATGGCCGTCGACGCCACTGAGGATTACGTACACAAACACCCGTGGCAGGCGCTGGGCCTTTCGGCCGCCGTCGGCCTGGTACTCGGCCTGCTGATCAGCCGACGTTGA
- a CDS encoding phage holin family protein — translation MSNGPSPRRLGAALLGLLQGHVALLAHELEDQRNQALRALLLGGLCLAFALLLLIGLSALLLIVYWETHRLAVATGLCLFYGFGLLGCGTWLLLSLRNAAAPFSASLEELQRDREQLLP, via the coding sequence ATGTCCAACGGGCCATCGCCACGGCGCCTGGGGGCAGCCCTGCTGGGCTTGCTCCAGGGCCATGTGGCGCTGCTGGCCCACGAACTCGAAGACCAGCGCAACCAGGCATTGCGAGCCCTGCTTCTGGGCGGGCTGTGCCTGGCTTTCGCCCTGCTCCTGCTGATCGGCCTGTCCGCCCTGTTGTTGATCGTCTACTGGGAAACCCATCGCCTGGCGGTGGCCACAGGCCTGTGCCTGTTCTATGGCTTCGGCCTGCTGGGTTGTGGCACCTGGTTACTCCTCAGCCTGCGCAACGCGGCGGCCCCTTTCAGCGCCAGCCTCGAAGAACTGCAACGCGACCGCGAGCAACTGCTGCCATGA
- a CDS encoding EAL domain-containing protein, giving the protein MLDGLPFAVFQPFIDTATGRIAGVEALARLRDANGQAHSAGPLFADPKTPPAALRRLDRQVREDALSRFHQAPSDWFLSLNISPRWISRLRPAQPLPSLIQLQRSGIDPTRIVFEITELGGASQRLPDVVSRYREAGARIAIDDFGAGYSQLDRVLALQPDILKLDMRLFQEAARGGPSGEVVKALAQMAEKTGCWIIAEGVETEAELNFALECGARYVQGFLFARPEEALFASDAFVGRFARLRDSYVQQKLAERARLVSLRQQLAELMSELRLWAESGAPATSLKAPDNYPWLLRIYQCDRHGTQLTPNLEWRKQSWQADDRYLGHNWSWRPYFYQLLAEGWEERRLTLSTTYRDATSNQYCLTAGQFIDNGRRLLLVDIDAAGL; this is encoded by the coding sequence GTGCTCGACGGACTGCCGTTTGCCGTCTTCCAACCCTTCATCGACACCGCGACCGGTCGTATCGCGGGTGTCGAGGCGCTGGCTCGACTGCGCGATGCCAATGGCCAGGCTCACTCGGCCGGGCCGCTTTTCGCCGACCCGAAAACCCCGCCCGCCGCGCTGCGCCGCCTCGACCGTCAGGTGCGCGAGGATGCACTGAGCCGCTTCCACCAGGCACCGAGCGACTGGTTCCTCAGCCTCAACATCTCGCCACGCTGGATCAGTCGCCTGCGCCCGGCACAACCGCTACCCAGCCTGATCCAGCTACAACGCAGCGGCATCGACCCGACACGCATCGTTTTCGAAATCACCGAACTCGGCGGCGCCAGCCAGCGTCTGCCCGACGTGGTGTCGCGCTACCGCGAAGCCGGCGCACGCATCGCCATCGACGATTTCGGCGCCGGCTACTCGCAGCTCGACCGCGTGCTGGCCCTGCAGCCGGACATTCTCAAACTCGACATGCGCCTCTTTCAGGAGGCCGCACGCGGCGGGCCGAGCGGTGAAGTGGTCAAGGCGCTGGCGCAAATGGCGGAAAAGACCGGCTGCTGGATCATCGCCGAGGGCGTGGAAACCGAAGCCGAGCTGAACTTCGCCCTGGAGTGCGGCGCTCGCTACGTGCAGGGTTTCCTGTTCGCCAGGCCGGAAGAAGCACTGTTCGCCAGCGATGCCTTCGTCGGACGTTTCGCCCGCCTGCGTGACAGTTACGTGCAGCAGAAACTCGCCGAGCGCGCGCGCCTGGTCAGCCTGCGTCAGCAACTGGCGGAACTGATGAGCGAACTGAGGCTATGGGCCGAAAGTGGCGCACCGGCAACCAGCCTGAAAGCTCCGGACAACTACCCCTGGTTGCTGCGCATCTATCAATGCGACCGCCATGGCACCCAGCTCACGCCGAACCTGGAATGGCGCAAGCAGAGCTGGCAGGCCGACGACCGCTACCTCGGGCACAACTGGTCATGGCGCCCCTACTTCTATCAATTGCTTGCAGAAGGTTGGGAAGAACGCCGCCTGACGCTGTCCACCACCTACC